One window from the genome of Nicotiana sylvestris chromosome 9, ASM39365v2, whole genome shotgun sequence encodes:
- the LOC138878080 gene encoding uncharacterized protein: MPWFANIANFLVTGIILYELSSNQRKKLKRDSLDYYWDESYLFKICNDGVIRRYVPDEEQLSILDACHSSPYGGHHGGAMTTSKVLSCGFYWPTLYKDASELVKKCDECQRAGGISKKDEMPLITILEVDIFDVWAIDFRVRL, encoded by the coding sequence ATGCCTTGGTTTGCGAATATTGCCAATTTCCTTGTAACCGGTATTATTCtatatgagctctcttctaaccaaaggaagaagcttaaacgggatagcttggactactactgggatgagtcatacttgttcaaaatctgtaatgatggtgtgatccggagaTATGTTCCGGacgaggagcaattgagtattctggatgcttgtcattcctctccctatggtggtcatcatggtggggcgatgACAACTTCAAAGGTGTTGAgttgtggtttttattggccCACATTGTACAAAGATGCGAGTGAACTAGTAAAgaaatgtgatgaatgtcaaagagcaggtggaatttcaaagaaggatgagatgcctctcatcACTATTCTcgaggttgacatatttgatgtATGGGCCATTGATTTCAGGGTCCGTTTGTAA